A region of Melitaea cinxia chromosome 15, ilMelCinx1.1, whole genome shotgun sequence DNA encodes the following proteins:
- the LOC123660613 gene encoding uncharacterized protein LOC123660613: protein MRTGFPDTNGSSNGADDLRKTALIDVELKRLNIAVSALQETRLSDEGSIREASYTFFWKGKDSTAAREHGVGFAIRNDLLSAIETPRGISERIMVLRMRSNCGFVTFISAYAPTLVSPDEAKDQFYDQLTETVRGVSSSDRLYILGDFNARVGQDSSAWPDCVGPHGIGKLNENGQRLLEFCSSQLLCVTNTFFKGKPMRRVSWKHPRSGHWHQLDLVLTRRKDLRETIHTRTFHSAECDTDHSLVVTRVALIHKKIHSSKPPGKKKLDLPKTRHDDLIRDFEDLVRKETETWDVNATVEDEWSNVRALLTETAAKAFGYQRAKSQDWFTENIEQLSPLLDSKRDAALAHRLNPNPKTREELTISKAALQRSTRHFANVYWTNICHNIQACADSGNFSGVYSGIKQAIGPVSKKTAPLKEADGSVITDRHRQMERWVEHFTTLYATPVSIEPEAIQSMPKLDTWSQLDDLPTIREYHIAVKQLKRGKSPGSDGTQAEILKLKCVSPILHSLLCKCWEAGCVPRDMRDANIITLYKGKGDRGDCNSYRGISLLSSVGKLFGRVILGKLQKLANRVYPEAQCGFRPRRSTVDMIFSLRQLQEKCREQKTPLYVAFVDLNKAFDTVSREGLYTALKCIGCPPKLLSLVQSFHEDMKGAVVFDGQTSDQFEMRRGVRQGCVLAPTLFGIFFSIILRTAFGDS from the coding sequence ATGAGGACAGGCTTCCCAGACACCAATGGAAGCTCAAATGGCGCTGACGACCTGCGCAAAACTGCCTTAATCGATGTCGAGCTCAAAAGACTTAACATAGCGGTTTCCGCACTGCAAGAGACCAGATTATCGGACGAAGGCTCAATACGCGAGGCCTCATATACATTTTTCTGGAAGGGAAAGGACTCTACTGCCGCACGTGAGCATGGCGTTGGTTTCGCAATCCGCAATGATCTCCTTTCCGCAATCGAAACTCCTCGAGGAATTTCGGAGCGCATTATGGTGTTGAGGATGCGAAGCAACTGCGgctttgttacttttatttccGCATATGCCCCAACACTAGTTTCACCTGACGAAGCCAAAGACCAATTTTACGACCAACTCACTGAGACGGTACGTGGCGTAAGTTCTAGTGACAGACTTTACATCTTGGGTGACTTTAACGCCCGGGTCGGCCAGGACAGCTCTGCTTGGCCCGATTGTGTGGGTCCCCACGGCATTGGAAAACTCAACGAGAACGGACAACGTTTACTTGAGTTCTGCTCGAGCCAATTGCTGTGTGTGACCAATACTTTCTTCAAGGGTAAGCCTATGCGTAGGGTGTCCTGGAAGCACCCTCGCTCTGGTCACTGGCACCAGCTAGACCTAGTCCTCACCAGAAGAAAAGACCTCCGCGAAACCATTCACACGCGTACATTCCACAGCGCGGAATGTGACACTGATCATTCCCTAGTAGTAACACGTGTAGCCCTGATCCACAAAAAGATTCATTCGTCCAAACCACCTGGTAAGAAGAAATTAGACCTTCCTAAAACCAGGCATGACGATTTGATTCGTGATTTTGAGGATTTGGTACGTAAGGAGACTGAAACTTGGGATGTAAATGCGACCGTCGAAGACGAATGGAGTAATGTCAGAGCTCTTCTCACGGAAACAGCTGCCAAAGCTTTCGGCTATCAGAGAGCTAAATCTCAAGACTGGTTCACTGAAAATATAGAGCAACTTTCACCCTTGCTTGACTCTAAACGCGACGCTGCTCTTGCTCACCGTCTGAATCCTAATCCAAAGACGCGCGAAGAGCTTACAATTTCTAAAGCAGCTCTTCAACGCAGCACACGCCACTTTGCGAATGTCTATTGGACCAATATTTGCCACAACATCCAAGCGTGTGCAGACTCAGGAAACTTCAGCGGTGTGTACTCTGGTATAAAACAGGCCATCGGCCCAGTTTCCAAAAAGACAGCTCCCCTTAAAGAAGCTGATGGCTCTGTTATAACAGATCGTCATCGTCAAATGGAACGTTGGGTAGAACACTTCACCACTCTCTATGCAACTCCAGTCAGCATCGAACCGGAGGCTATTCAGAGCATGCCTAAACTGGATACTTGGAGTCAATTAGACGACCTACCTACTATAAGGGAATACCACATTGCTGTAAAGCAGCTTAAGCGCGGTAAGAGTCCTGGTAGTGATGGAACCCAAGCAGAAATACTTAAACTTAAGTGCGTGTCACCTATTCTGCACAGTCTGCTGTGTAAGTGCTGGGAGGCGGGGTGCGTGCCTCGGGATATGCGTGATGCCAACATCATCACACTATACAAAGGGAAAGGGGATCGCGGCGATTGCAACTCCTACCGTGGTATTTCCCTTTTGAGCTCAGTCGGCAAGCTATTTGGACGTGTAATATTAGGAAAGCTCCAAAAACTTGCAAATCGCGTATATCCTGAGGCACAGTGTGGTTTTCGCCCCCGGCGTTCCACAGTCGATATGATTTTCTCCCTTCGCCAATTACAGGAGAAGTGCAGAGAGCAGAAAACGCCATTGTACGTGGCGTTTGTTGACTTAAATAAGGCCTTCGATACCGTCAGCAGGGAGGGTCTTTATACTGCACTGAAATGCATTGGGTGTCCACCGAAACTCTTGAGCCTTGTTCAATCCTTTCACGAAGATATGAAGGGCGCTGTAGTTTTTGATGGCCAAACGTCTGATCAGTTCGAAATGCGTAGGGGTGTCCGTCAGGGCTGCGTGTTGGCTCCTACCCTGTTTGGTATATTCTTTTCGATTATCCTAAGAACTGCTTTCGGCGATAGCTAA